GGTGCGCGCCGGGCGTCTCACCTCGCCGCGCTGCGCGCTCGTCTTCCCGGTCCTCTGCGCGCTCGGCGGCGGCCTGCTCCTCACGCACTCGCACGCGGGCCTCAACCTCAAGGACGAGTTCCTGAACGAGCTCACGCACGCGCCGCTCGGGCTCCTCGGGATGCTCGTCGGCTGGGGACGCTGGCTCGAGCTGCGGCTGCCCGACGGCGGCGAGCGGCGCGCGCGCTGGCTCTGGTCCGCCGCGCTCGCCACCGTCGGCGTGGTGCTGCTCGTCTACCGGGAGCGCTGACGCTGCGCCTCCTCCGCCTCGCGCTCCTCGTCCTGGGCGTCGCCCTGCTCGCCGCGCTCGTGGCGGAGAACGACCCGCAGGCGATCCTGGCCTCGATCGGCCGGCTCTCCTGGCGGCTCGCGATCGTGCTCTGTTTCCCCGTGGCGCTCGTCATGCTGTTCGACACCCTCGGCTGGCGCTTCGCGTTCCTGCGGGACGGCGTCGCGTTCCGCACGCTGTTCACGGCGCGGCTCGCCGGCGAGGCCTTCAACCTCGTGACGCCCACGGCGGCGGTCGGCGGCGAGGCCGTCAAGGCCTGGCTCCTCCGCGGCGTCGTCCCGCTCGCCGCGAGCGTGCCGTCGGTCATCGTGGCGAAGACGACGATCGTCCTCGCGCAGGGCCTCTTCCTCCTGCTGGGCGTGGTCCTCGCGTGGTCGAGCACACCGCGCGGGTCGACCCTGTTCCGGGCCATGCTCTGGCTCCTCGCCATCGAGGCGGTGGCACTCGCGGGGTTCGTCGTCGCCCAGCTGCGCGGGATGCTCGCCTGGGGCGGGCGGCTCGTGACCCAGCTCGGCGTGAAGGGCGTGCGGACCGAGGCGCTCGACCGGATCGACGACGTGCTCGCGCGCTTCTACCGCACGGCGCCCGGACGGCTCACCCTCTCGATCGCGTTTCACTTCGTCGCGTGGCTGCTCGGCGCCGTCGAGACGTGGCTCATCCTCGGCTTCCTCGGCGTCCCCGTGTCGCTGACGGCGGCGACCGTGATCGAGGCCTTCGCCACCGCGATCCGCTTCGCGACGTTCCTGATCCCGGCGAGCCTCGGCGCCCTCGAGGGCGGCTACGTCCTCACCTTCGCGGCGCTCGGCCTCGGCTCGACGACGGCCGTGTCGTTCGGCCTGATCCGGAGGATCCGCGAGGCGGTGTGGATCGGGCTCGGGCTCGTCGCGTTCGCGGCGATGCGGACCGGCGGCGAGGCGACGGAATCGTCGTGATCGCGCGCTTTTAAAGCGCCCGGTCGTCTGCCCGCGATTGCTAGAATTGCGCCGATGAGAGCCCGTCGCCTCGCCTTCCCGCTCGTCGCGCTCCTCGTCCTGTGGGCGGGAGGGGCGGGGGCGGGCCTGCCCACGGTCACGCACGAGGGACGCCCGTACGTCGAGCTCACGCGCGTCGCCGCGAGCCTCCAGTCGGCCAAGCTCGAGGCGGCCGGGGCGGCGGCCCGCGCGCGCCTCACGACGCCGGGTCACGTCGTCACCTTCACCCGCAACCGGTCGCGCATCCTCGTGAACGACGCGCCCGTTGTCCTCGACGCGCCCGTGCGCGTCAAGCGCGGCGTGTGGCTCGTGCCCGAGTCGTTCGTGGACCGCGTGCTGCCACGGCTCGCCGCGGGCACGCGGGTCGTCACGGCACAGGCCCCGCCGCCGGCCGTGACGCTCGACGAGCTGCGCGTGCGGTCCTATCCCTCGTTCACGCGGATCGTGCTGGAGACGGGCGGCCCCGTCACCCATCGCGTCGAGCAGACCGGGCCCAAGGAGGCGCGCATCCGGATCGTCGGGCTCGCCGGCGACGCGCGCACGGAGGAGGTCAAGGACGGGTTCGTGGACGAGATCCGCGTCGAGCGCGCGGGGGCCGACGCCGTCGTGCGCGTGGTCTACGAGGGCGCGGCCGGCACGCTCCGCGCGAGCCTGCTCGTCGACCCCCACCGCCTCGTGCTCGACCTCCACCGGCCGGTGGACGAGGCCCTTCGCGAGAACCGCGAGGAGCTGACGCCGCTCCGGACGATCGTGCTCGACGCCGGCCACGGCGGCCACGACCCGGGCGCGATCGGGCCCGCGGGGCTCCAGGAGAAGGAGCTGGTCCTCGACGTGACCCGGCGCGTGGCGAAGCTCGTCGAGGAGCGGCTCGGCCTCAAGGTGCTCCTCACGCGCGACAGCGACGTCTTCGTGCCGTTGCGCGACCGGACGAGCTTCGCCAACCGCCAGGGCGCCGACCTCTTCGTCTCGATCCACGCGAACGCCCACCGCGTGGCGGGCACCGACGGGGTGGAGACCTTCTTCCTCTCGTCCGAGGCGACGGACGGCGCCGCGCGGCAGGTCGCCTTGCAGGAGAACGGCGCGATGCAGCTCGAGAAGACGGCCGGCCGCGGCGACGGCAGGGCGGACATCGTGAAGACCATCCTCTGGGACCTCGCGCAGTCGGAGTTCCAGGTCGAGTCCGAGCGCCTCGCCGCGATCGTCCACGACTCGGTGACCCAGACCCTCCGGATGTCGAACCGCGGCGTGAAGCAGGCGGGCTTCTACGTCCTCGGCGGCGCGGCGATGCCGGCGATCCTGCTGGAGATCGGCTTCGTCACGAACCCGCGCGAGGAGCGGAAGCTCAAGGACCCGCGCTACCGCGACGAGCTGGCGCGGGCGATCCTCGCCGGGCTCGCGGAGTACAAGCGCAACTGGGACCAGCGGCTCCGGGCGGCGGGCGAGCCGGCCGCGCCGCGCGCGCGCTGACGGCGATGCCGCGCCCCGACGGTCGCGCCCCCGACCAGCTCCGCCCGGTCACGCTGACGCGCGACTTCCTCCTGCACCCCGAGGGCTCCGTGCTCGTCGAGTTCGGCGCGACACGGGTGATCTGCACCGCGTCGGTCGAGGACAGGGTGCCGCCCTTCTTGAAGGGCCAGGGGCAGGGCTGGGTCACCGCGGAGTACGCGATGCTCCCGCGCTCGACCAACACGCGGACGCCGCGCGAGACCCGCGGGCCGAGCGGCCGCTCGCAGGAGATCCAGCGGCTCGTCGGCCGCGCGCTCCGCGCGGTGATCGACCGCGGCAAGCTCGGCGAGCGGACGATCTGGGTGGACTGCGACGTCATCCAGGCGGACGGCGGCACGCGGACCGCGGCGATCACCGGTGCGTTCGTCGCCGTGGCCGACGCGATCGGCCGGGTGCCCGGCCTCCAGCCGACGGCCGTGCTCCGCGACTGCGTCGCGGCGGTGAGTGTCGGCGTGGTTCAGGGCCAGTCGATGCTCGACCTCTGCTACGCCGAGGACTCGGCCGCCGAGGTGGACATGAACGTCGTCATGACCGGCGCGGGCGAGTTCGTCGAGGTGCAGGGCACGGCCGAGCAGGTGCCCTTCGGCCGCGCGCGCCTGGACGCGCTCCTGGCGATCGCCGAGGCCGGCATCCGCCGCCTCGTCGGCCTGCAGCGCCGAGCCCTCGAAGCGCGTGCCGAGCGCGTCTTCACCCTCTAGGCCGCGCCTCGTCCTCGCGACGCTCAACCACGGCAAGGCGCGGGAGCTCGAGGCGCTGCTGCGCGGCGTGCCCTTCGAGGTCACAGCGCTCGCCGCGTTCGCGGGTGCCGCGCTCCCCGAAGAGACCGCCGACTCGTACCGCGGAAACGCGCTCCTGAAGGCGCGCGCGGCGGCGCGCCTCGCGGGGGCGTGGGGGCTCGGCGACGATTCGGGGCTCGAGGTGGACGCGCTCGGCGGCGCGCCGGGCGTGCAGTCGGCGCGCTACGGCGGTCCCGGCCTCGACGACGCGGGCCGCGTGGCGCGGCTCCTCGAGTCGCTCGCCGCAGTCCCGCCCGAGAAGCGCACGGCGCGCTTCCGCTGCGTGATCGCCGTCGTCGAGCCCGACGGGCGCGAGCATTTCGCCGAGGGTGTCGTCGAGGGCGTGATCGCCGCGGCGCCGCGCGGCACGGGCGGCTTCGGCTACGACCCCGTGTTCTACTATCCGCCGCTCGGCCGCACGCTCGCCGAGGTCACGCCCGCGGAGAAGATGGCCGTGGACCATCGCGGCCGCGCGGTGCGAGCCGCGCGGCGCTTTCTCTCCGGGTGATATATTGTGTCTTCAGCGTCGCCGCGCAGTGACTCGTCGGGGTGTGGCGCAGCCCGGTAGCGCACCTGCTTTGGGAGCAGGGGGTCGGAGGTTCAAATCCTCTCACCCCGACCATTCTTCAGACATGGACCGTAGACAGGTGGACCGCCGGACCTTCATCCTGACCTCGACGCTCGCCGGCGTGGCCGCGCCGTTCCTCGTCGAAGCGCAACAGGCGGGACGCGTCTGGAAGGTCGGCGTCCTCGAGCCTGGCCACCTGGCGGTCCAGGCCCATCTGATCGAGGCCTTTCGGCAGGGCCTGCG
This is a stretch of genomic DNA from Candidatus Methylomirabilota bacterium. It encodes these proteins:
- a CDS encoding N-acetylmuramoyl-L-alanine amidase translates to MRARRLAFPLVALLVLWAGGAGAGLPTVTHEGRPYVELTRVAASLQSAKLEAAGAAARARLTTPGHVVTFTRNRSRILVNDAPVVLDAPVRVKRGVWLVPESFVDRVLPRLAAGTRVVTAQAPPPAVTLDELRVRSYPSFTRIVLETGGPVTHRVEQTGPKEARIRIVGLAGDARTEEVKDGFVDEIRVERAGADAVVRVVYEGAAGTLRASLLVDPHRLVLDLHRPVDEALRENREELTPLRTIVLDAGHGGHDPGAIGPAGLQEKELVLDVTRRVAKLVEERLGLKVLLTRDSDVFVPLRDRTSFANRQGADLFVSIHANAHRVAGTDGVETFFLSSEATDGAARQVALQENGAMQLEKTAGRGDGRADIVKTILWDLAQSEFQVESERLAAIVHDSVTQTLRMSNRGVKQAGFYVLGGAAMPAILLEIGFVTNPREERKLKDPRYRDELARAILAGLAEYKRNWDQRLRAAGEPAAPRAR
- the rdgB gene encoding RdgB/HAM1 family non-canonical purine NTP pyrophosphatase, which codes for MPSASSPSRPRLVLATLNHGKARELEALLRGVPFEVTALAAFAGAALPEETADSYRGNALLKARAAARLAGAWGLGDDSGLEVDALGGAPGVQSARYGGPGLDDAGRVARLLESLAAVPPEKRTARFRCVIAVVEPDGREHFAEGVVEGVIAAAPRGTGGFGYDPVFYYPPLGRTLAEVTPAEKMAVDHRGRAVRAARRFLSG
- the rph gene encoding ribonuclease PH, coding for MPRPDGRAPDQLRPVTLTRDFLLHPEGSVLVEFGATRVICTASVEDRVPPFLKGQGQGWVTAEYAMLPRSTNTRTPRETRGPSGRSQEIQRLVGRALRAVIDRGKLGERTIWVDCDVIQADGGTRTAAITGAFVAVADAIGRVPGLQPTAVLRDCVAAVSVGVVQGQSMLDLCYAEDSAAEVDMNVVMTGAGEFVEVQGTAEQVPFGRARLDALLAIAEAGIRRLVGLQRRALEARAERVFTL
- a CDS encoding lysylphosphatidylglycerol synthase transmembrane domain-containing protein, translated to MGVALLAALVAENDPQAILASIGRLSWRLAIVLCFPVALVMLFDTLGWRFAFLRDGVAFRTLFTARLAGEAFNLVTPTAAVGGEAVKAWLLRGVVPLAASVPSVIVAKTTIVLAQGLFLLLGVVLAWSSTPRGSTLFRAMLWLLAIEAVALAGFVVAQLRGMLAWGGRLVTQLGVKGVRTEALDRIDDVLARFYRTAPGRLTLSIAFHFVAWLLGAVETWLILGFLGVPVSLTAATVIEAFATAIRFATFLIPASLGALEGGYVLTFAALGLGSTTAVSFGLIRRIREAVWIGLGLVAFAAMRTGGEATESS